The Mesorhizobium sp. NBSH29 genome has a segment encoding these proteins:
- the carB gene encoding carbamoyl-phosphate synthase large subunit produces the protein MPKRTDIKSILIIGAGPIVIGQACEFDYSGTQACKALRAEGYRIILVNSNPATIMTDPELADATYIEPITPEVVAKIIARERPDALLPTMGGQTALNTALSLRRMGVLERYNVEMIGADADAIDMAEDRALFREAMARIGLETPKSMLANATAVKEEDRKKHEAERAELKAKKPADLDTALDALETKWNLGEGDRKQRYISHGMAIAAQAMDIVGLPAIIRPSFTMGGTGGGIAYNRAEFYEIIQSGLDASPTTEVLIEESVLGWKEYEMEVVRDKADNCIIVCSIENIDPMGVHTGDSITVAPALTLTDKEYQMMRNASIAVLREIGVETGGSNVQFAVNPADGRLVVIEMNPRVSRSSALASKATGFPIAKIAAKLAVGYTLDELENDITGGATPASFEPSIDYVVTKIPRFAFEKFPGAEQTLTTAMKSVGEVMAIGRTFQESLQKALRGLETGLTGLDEIEIPGLGVNGGGDDRNAIRAALGTPTPDRLRMVAQAIRMGTSLEDVHAMCRIDPWFLEQIAGILDTEARVREHGIPDDAQNLRMLKAMGFSDARLASLVKKDEQEIHAAREKLGVHPVYKRIDTCAAEFASPTAYMYSTYETPFAGETRSEAQVSDRKKVVILGGGPNRIGQGIEFDYCCCHACFALADAGYESIMINCNPETVSTDYDTSDRLYFESLTAEDVLEILRAEQQSGELVGVIVQFGGQTPLKLAAALEAAGIPILGTSPDMIDLAEDRDRFQKLLHKLNLLQPKNGIAWSVEQARVVASELGFPLVVRPSYVLGGRAMQIIHSETMLQTYLLDTVPGLVPEDIKQKYPNDKTGQINTLLGKNPLLFDTYLAGAIEVDVDCLCDGENTYVAAIMEHIEEAGIHSGDSACSLPVHSLSPEIVAELERQTAAMAKALNVGGLMNVQFAIQDGTIFILEVNPRASRTVPFVAKAVGRPIAKVAARIMAGETLDEAFAAYGGRPQTPARPHIAVKEAVFPFARFPGVDILLGPEMRSTGEVMGLDYDYALAFAKAQLGAGVDLPRDGTVFVSVRDEDKKGVLPAVKRLADLGFKVLATGGTQRFLAENGINAEKINKVLEGRPHIEDAIRNRQVQIVFNTTDGQKALSDSKSLRRATLMQKVPYYTTLSGAGAVAEAIAALKAGSLEVRPLQEYFLDA, from the coding sequence ATGCCAAAACGCACCGATATCAAATCCATCCTGATCATTGGCGCCGGACCCATCGTTATCGGGCAGGCATGTGAGTTCGATTATTCCGGCACCCAGGCCTGCAAGGCCCTACGCGCCGAAGGCTACCGCATCATTCTGGTCAATTCCAACCCGGCCACGATCATGACTGACCCGGAACTGGCCGACGCGACCTATATCGAACCGATCACACCGGAAGTCGTCGCCAAGATCATCGCCCGCGAGCGCCCGGATGCGCTTTTGCCCACCATGGGCGGCCAGACAGCACTCAACACCGCCCTTTCCTTGCGCCGCATGGGTGTGCTGGAACGCTACAATGTCGAGATGATCGGCGCTGATGCCGACGCCATCGACATGGCCGAGGACCGCGCGCTTTTCCGCGAGGCCATGGCCCGCATCGGGTTGGAAACGCCAAAATCCATGCTGGCCAACGCCACAGCCGTGAAGGAAGAAGACCGCAAGAAGCACGAGGCTGAACGTGCCGAGCTGAAAGCGAAAAAGCCGGCAGACCTAGACACCGCACTCGATGCGCTGGAGACCAAATGGAACCTTGGTGAAGGTGACCGCAAGCAGCGCTATATCAGCCACGGCATGGCAATTGCAGCGCAGGCCATGGACATAGTCGGCCTTCCCGCGATCATCCGCCCCTCCTTCACCATGGGTGGAACCGGCGGCGGCATCGCCTATAACCGCGCCGAGTTTTACGAGATCATACAGTCCGGCCTCGACGCCTCGCCAACCACCGAAGTGCTGATCGAAGAATCCGTACTGGGCTGGAAAGAATATGAAATGGAAGTTGTTCGCGACAAGGCGGACAATTGCATCATCGTCTGTTCCATCGAGAACATTGACCCGATGGGCGTCCACACCGGCGATTCCATCACTGTCGCGCCAGCCCTGACGCTGACCGACAAGGAATATCAGATGATGCGCAACGCCTCGATTGCGGTACTGCGCGAGATCGGTGTCGAGACCGGTGGTTCCAACGTGCAGTTCGCCGTCAACCCCGCTGATGGCCGCCTCGTCGTTATCGAAATGAACCCGCGCGTCTCGCGCTCTTCTGCGCTTGCCTCGAAGGCGACCGGTTTCCCAATCGCAAAAATCGCCGCCAAGCTGGCGGTTGGCTACACGCTGGACGAACTCGAAAACGACATTACCGGCGGCGCGACACCAGCCTCCTTCGAGCCTTCGATTGATTATGTCGTCACCAAGATCCCGCGCTTTGCCTTCGAGAAATTCCCTGGCGCAGAACAGACGCTTACCACCGCCATGAAATCTGTCGGGGAAGTGATGGCCATTGGCCGCACCTTCCAGGAGAGCCTGCAAAAAGCATTGCGCGGTCTCGAAACCGGCCTTACCGGCCTGGATGAAATCGAGATCCCGGGCCTCGGCGTCAATGGCGGCGGCGATGACCGCAACGCCATTCGTGCAGCCCTCGGCACCCCGACACCAGACCGTCTGCGTATGGTGGCTCAGGCCATCCGCATGGGCACCTCGCTGGAAGATGTCCACGCAATGTGCCGCATCGACCCATGGTTCCTCGAACAGATCGCTGGCATTCTGGACACCGAAGCGCGCGTGCGCGAACATGGCATCCCTGATGACGCGCAGAATTTGCGCATGCTGAAAGCCATGGGCTTCTCCGATGCCCGCCTCGCCTCACTGGTGAAGAAAGACGAGCAAGAGATTCACGCTGCGCGCGAAAAGCTAGGCGTTCACCCCGTCTACAAGCGCATCGACACCTGTGCCGCCGAGTTCGCCTCGCCCACCGCCTATATGTACTCGACCTATGAAACACCCTTCGCTGGCGAGACGCGCTCTGAGGCGCAGGTTTCAGATCGCAAGAAGGTAGTCATCCTCGGCGGCGGTCCAAACCGCATCGGCCAGGGCATCGAGTTTGATTATTGCTGCTGCCATGCCTGCTTCGCGCTGGCTGATGCCGGCTATGAATCAATCATGATCAACTGCAATCCCGAGACTGTATCGACCGATTACGACACGTCGGACCGCCTGTATTTCGAATCGCTAACCGCTGAAGACGTGCTGGAGATCCTGCGCGCCGAACAGCAATCGGGCGAACTGGTCGGCGTCATCGTGCAGTTTGGTGGCCAGACCCCGCTCAAGCTCGCCGCCGCATTGGAAGCTGCCGGCATCCCGATCCTCGGCACCTCGCCCGATATGATCGACCTGGCCGAAGACCGCGACCGCTTCCAGAAACTGCTGCACAAGCTGAACCTGCTTCAGCCAAAGAACGGCATTGCCTGGTCGGTTGAACAAGCCCGTGTCGTCGCCAGTGAACTTGGCTTCCCGCTTGTTGTACGCCCATCCTACGTTCTGGGTGGCCGCGCCATGCAGATCATCCATTCCGAAACCATGCTGCAAACCTATCTGCTGGACACCGTTCCGGGCTTGGTTCCAGAAGACATCAAGCAAAAATATCCGAACGACAAGACTGGCCAGATCAACACCCTACTGGGCAAGAACCCGCTACTGTTCGACACTTATCTTGCAGGCGCCATCGAGGTCGATGTCGATTGCCTGTGTGACGGCGAAAACACCTATGTTGCCGCCATCATGGAACATATTGAAGAAGCAGGCATCCATTCGGGCGACAGCGCCTGCTCACTCCCGGTCCATTCGCTCTCGCCAGAAATCGTAGCTGAACTCGAACGCCAGACAGCCGCAATGGCCAAGGCACTCAATGTGGGCGGCCTGATGAACGTTCAGTTCGCCATTCAGGACGGCACGATCTTCATTCTGGAAGTCAATCCACGCGCCTCGCGCACCGTGCCATTTGTGGCGAAAGCAGTGGGCCGCCCCATAGCAAAAGTTGCCGCCCGCATCATGGCTGGCGAAACGCTCGACGAAGCCTTCGCTGCCTATGGTGGCCGCCCGCAAACACCAGCCCGCCCGCATATTGCGGTCAAGGAAGCAGTGTTCCCCTTTGCCCGCTTCCCCGGCGTTGACATTCTGCTTGGGCCAGAAATGCGCTCCACCGGCGAAGTCATGGGCCTCGATTATGACTACGCGCTGGCCTTCGCCAAGGCCCAGCTCGGCGCCGGTGTTGACCTGCCGCGTGATGGCACCGTATTCGTCTCGGTCCGCGACGAGGACAAGAAGGGCGTGCTGCCAGCGGTCAAACGCCTGGCTGACCTCGGCTTCAAGGTGCTCGCAACCGGCGGCACACAACGCTTCTTGGCTGAAAACGGCATCAATGCGGAAAAGATCAACAAGGTGCTGGAAGGCCGTCCCCATATTGAAGACGCCATCCGCAACCGGCAGGTCCAGATCGTCTTCAACACGACAGACGGCCAGAAAGCACTGTCCGATTCTAAGTCCCTGCGCCGCGCAACCCTGATGCAGAAGGTGCCCTACTACACCACCCTGTCGGGGGCCGGTGCTGTAGCCGAAGCCATCGCAGCCCTTAAGGCTGGAAGTTTGGAAGTGCGACCGCTGCAGGAGTATTTCCTGGACGCGTGA